The following nucleotide sequence is from Candidatus Poribacteria bacterium.
TTGGCAGGACTGTTTATCTCGTTGGGAGCGTACTTTGTTGCTGCTGTGCAGGTGATTGTCTATGCCGGCGCAATTATGGTGCTATTCCTGTTTGTGATCATGTTGCTCAATTTAGGGAGGCTTCAAGCAGTACGCCAAATCAACAAGACAAAGGTGTTCGCCGTCATTGTAGGGATTCTATTGGCAGCAGAAGCAGTTTACATCGGAATCAAAGCGTATGATGGCACTGCTGTTGCACCTTCTCAGGATCGAATCCAAGCGACTGGTGGGGTGATTACTTCAGAACAGCTGAATCAGATTGCGACGATTGAATCCACCTATCAACTTGACCGTGCAGAAATCAATAGCACGTACGTGCCGGAGATTGCCGAACAAAAAAACACCGTAGAAACGCTCAGCGCAAGTGAAGCGAATCAACTCATCGCAAAACTTCAGGGAGAGATGGGCAAACCTGAACGGATTGGCACGATACTATTTACGAAGTTTCTATTGCCTTTTGAGGTCACATCGCTTGTATTGCTTGCAGCTTTAATCGGTGTCATTGTGCTGGTTAAACGTGAAGATCCAGATACGGTGGCTTAATTGTAAACTAGGAATTGAAATATGGCCTTGCAATACTATCTTATTTTAAGCGCGTTGCTCTTTACTATCGGGGTGATTGGTGTGCTCATCCGAAGAAACGCAATCATTATTTTTATGTGTATTGAACTGATGCTCAACGCGGCAAATCTCGCTTTTGTCGCAATCGGTCGAGAATTGGGGGATGCTTCGGGACAGATCTTTGTGTTCTTCGTCATGACTGTCGCTGCCGCTGAAGTCGCCATTGGGCTCGCTATTATCGTGAGTGTTTTCAGACACCGTGAAACGATTAACATTGATGAAATCAACTCGATGAAGGGATAGGCGCATCTGAAATGTCGAAAGACTTAATAACTTTACTTCTGATTTCCCCACTGATTGGGTTTCTAATCAATGGGCTGTTCGGGAAATGGCTGAAAAATGTGAGTGGTTGGATTGCCTCCCTTGCGGTGCTGATATCGTTCATTATCAGTGCGTTCTTTGTATTTCCCGCGGTGCGCGGCGGTGGAGAACTAAAGGAAACGCTCTACGAATGGATCCCCATAGAATCTCTGAATATCGGCTTCCATGTTGACGCACTGACCACAGTAATGCTCCTCGTCATCACAGGGGTTGGCTTGCTCATCCATATCTATTCGATCGGCTATATGAGCCATGATTCGGGGAGAGCGCGTTATTTTGCCTATCTCAACCTGTTTGTGTTCGCGATGTTAATCCTCGTTTTGGGGAATAATTATCTGATGATGTTCATCGGTTGGGAAGGCGTTGGTCTCTGTTCTTATCTATTGATCGGTCATTGGTTTGAAAGAAAATCTGCCACCGATGCCGGCAAGAAAGCTTTCATCGTCAATCGAATCGGCGACTTTGGTTTTCTGCTTGGGATGTTCACCCTGTTTGCGGCGTTTGGCACATTGAATTTTGACCAGATGTTCGGACTCGCCGAAACCAACACCTATGAGCAGGTTTTCGGGGCAAGCACACTCATCATTGCAACGCTACTTCTTTTTGTCGGCGCAGTAGGCAAGTCCGCACAAATCCCCCTCTACGTTTGGCTCCCCGATGCGATGGAGGGTCCGACCCCTGTTAGTGCATTGATTCATGCTGCCACGATGGTCACGGCTGGTGTCTACATGGTCGCCCGGTCATCAATCCTGTTTAACCTAGCGCACACAGGTATTGTCGTCGCTTGGATCGGCGTTCTCACCGCCCTATTCGCTGCAACGATGGCATTGGCTGCAAATGACATCAAGCGAGTGCTAGCATATTCGACTGTAAGCCAACTCGGTTATATGTTCGTGGGTGTGGGGGTTGGTGCGTATACCTCTGGGATCTTCCACTTGATGACACACGCTTTCTTCAAAGGACTGATGTTCCTCACCGCTGGCAGCGTGATGCACGCTATGTCAGATGAACTGGATATGCGGAAGATGGGCGGGCTGAAATCGAAGCTACCGATCACCTATTGGACATTCCTCATCGGTGCGCTTGCAATTGCGGGTTTCCCATTCTTGAGCGGTTTCTGGAGTAAAGATGAAATACTACACAACGCTTGGGATGGTGGGCACCAAATAATTTTTGGGATTGGGCTGCTTACAGCGTTCCTTACGGCGTTCTATATGTTCCGTCTAATCTTTGTAGTCTTTCATGGTGAGTCGCGCGTCGATTCAGAGGTCGAGTCACACCTCCACGAATCGCCACCGGTGATGTGGATCCCGCTCGTGTTGTTAGCAATCCCTTCTCTAATTATCGGTGCAATCGTCGGTTGGGGCGGAGAGCATAGCGCGATTCATAATTTCTTGGGAAGCGTGACAGGATTTAAACATCATGGTATATCAGATCACAGCAATCCGGTCCCCTTTATGATTATTTCATCCATCGTTGGCATCGCAGGTATTCTAGTGGCTTTGTTCATATATCGCAGCAAGGCGCCCGTCGATGAACCGACGAACCCGCTGCACAAACTCCTCGCTAACAAATACTACATCGACGAAATCTATAACGCTGTTATTGTGCAGCCGATACGGGGCGTGTCCCACTATCTATTCTGGAAGATCATGGATGTCGCCATCATTGACGGGCTTGTGAATCTAACCGCATTTATCGTCCGCGGCATTGGTGGCTCGATTCGACGACTCCAGACGGGGATTGTCCAAGCCTACGTTGTATCAATGGTCATAGGCATCATCATTTTCTTGGGGTATTACCTGTTTATTCGATGAAGGGGCGGGTATCATGGACAAGAACACTGGAGAGCTCGAAAAAATTGCACCAATCAATATGCGGGACTTTAGGGAGAAAAGCGATGAGGTCTATGAGAAGTTGAAGTCTGAATTGGAAGAGAAATATTACGGGCTTATCGTCGCCATAGAACCCTACAGTGGAGATTATTTTGTCGGCAAAAGTGTTATTGAGGCGGGTGACAAGGGGAAACAAAAGTATCCGGATAAGATCTTTCGTTTTGTTCGCCCGGGGTTTCGGGCCCTGCGCCGAGACCGGGGAAGGGTGCCGGTTTAATGCGTGGATATTTTGACGATACTGGGCAACCACGCACTACTGTGCTTTTATCTGGTAATCGCGGAGAAACGACAATTGATGCCCTGATTGATACGGGATTTGATGGGGCTTTGTGTGTGCCCATCCCTGCTGCAATTCCATTGGGGCTTGAGCTATACGGCGATCACTATTATGAACTCGCGGATGGGACAGTTAGGCATGATGTAACATTTCAGGGAATCGTCTATTTGGACGAAGAAGCGTGTCAAATAGAGATTTCTCTCACGGAATCTGAGGACGCATTACTCGGAAGTGAACTCTTAGATGGTTATGTTTTAGAAATTGACTACGGTAATCGCACGGTTGAAATCAGGGAATCACTCATAAATCGTGAAGCGTAAGGACCTTTACGCATTACACTTCGGAGGTTATACTTGTTACTTTCCGCAGTTATCTTTTTACCACTGCTCGGCGCAATTTTAATTGCCCTTGCGAGGCACATCTTAGGTGAGTCAGGGCTTAAATGGATTGCACTGATCGTTACGCTGCTCACTTTTGCCGTGTCGCTATCCCTCTACACAGGGTTTAACGCAAGCACGCATGAGATGCAGTTTAAGGAGGAACGCACCTGGATTGAGGGGCTTGGCATAAGCTACCATCTCGGTGTTGACGGCATCTCGCTCTGGTTGGTTCTGTTGACCACTTTTATGACGCCGATTTGTGTGCTAGCAGCATGGAATTCGATAGAAAAAGGTGCCAGCGGATTCATGATTTCCTTGCTCATGCTCGAAACGGCGATGCTTGGTGTGTTTTGTGCGTTAGACCTCTTCCTCTTTTTTGTGTTTTGGGAGGCGATGCTCATCCCGATGTACCTACTGATTGGCATCTGGGGCGGACATCGGCGCATCTACGCGACTATTAAGTTTGTCCTATATACGATGGCGGGCAGTGCGTTGATGCTTGTCGGGATTTTGTACCTCTATTTCCAAAATGATAATAGTTTCAACCTGATGACCCTGTACGGCAGATCATTATCGCATCAGAATCTACTATTTTTGGCGTTTTTCATCGCCTTTGCCATCAAGGTGCCGCTTTTCCCCTTCCACACTTGGCTTCCCGATGCACACGTTGAAGCACCGACGGTTGGCAGTGTTATTCTCGCGGGCGTATTACTGAAAATGGGGACATACGGCATCGTCCGCTTCTGTATGCCACTTTTCCCGGAGGGTGTTGCAGCGTATACACCACTGATCGCAACGTTGTCTGTGATTGGTATAATTTACGGTGCATTGGTAGCGATGGTGCAACCAGACCTTAAGAAACTGGTTGCCTATTCAAGTGTGAGTCATTTGGGATTTGTTGTGCTTGGACTTTTCGCACTCAACCATCAGGGCGTACAAGGCGGTATTCTTCAAATGATTAATCACGGATTAAGTACCGGCGCACTTTTCTTGCTCGTCGGGATGATCTATGAACGCAGGCACACCCGCATGATTGCCGACTTTGGTGGACTGTCAAAACAGATGCCGATTTTCGCCGTATTTTTTATGATTGTGACGCTTTCATCGATTGGATTACCCGGTTTGAACGGATTCGTCGGGGAGTTTATGATTTTGCTCGGCGGCTTTATGTCTGATTCGTTCTCTAAAGTGTACGTCATTATCGCTGCAACCGGTGTGATTTTGGCAGCGGTGTATATGCTCTGGATGTTCCAGCGTGTTATGTTTGGCAAACTCGATAACCCAAAAAATCAAACCTTGACCGATTTGAGCTTGCGCGAAATCGTTGTACTGGTTCCAATAGTGGTGTTCATCATTTGGATTGGCGTTTACCCCAAACCGTTTCTGAACCGAATGGAAAAATCAGTCAGTCAAGTGTTAGAACAGAGCAGATCCACGGCGGCGGTCGAGGCAGCTGCCCCTGCAATTGTACTGGACACCACAACAAAAGAGGCAAAAAAGATTGACGAATAAACACCTATTTTTCCCCTTGACACTTCTCGGTGTCATTGGACTTATTCTCTTACCGACAATTGGTTTTGCAGCTGCAGCTGGCGATGGTCACGACGACCACACCGCACATC
It contains:
- a CDS encoding clan AA aspartic protease, translating into MRGYFDDTGQPRTTVLLSGNRGETTIDALIDTGFDGALCVPIPAAIPLGLELYGDHYYELADGTVRHDVTFQGIVYLDEEACQIEISLTESEDALLGSELLDGYVLEIDYGNRTVEIRESLINREA
- the nuoL gene encoding NADH-quinone oxidoreductase subunit L; translation: MSKDLITLLLISPLIGFLINGLFGKWLKNVSGWIASLAVLISFIISAFFVFPAVRGGGELKETLYEWIPIESLNIGFHVDALTTVMLLVITGVGLLIHIYSIGYMSHDSGRARYFAYLNLFVFAMLILVLGNNYLMMFIGWEGVGLCSYLLIGHWFERKSATDAGKKAFIVNRIGDFGFLLGMFTLFAAFGTLNFDQMFGLAETNTYEQVFGASTLIIATLLLFVGAVGKSAQIPLYVWLPDAMEGPTPVSALIHAATMVTAGVYMVARSSILFNLAHTGIVVAWIGVLTALFAATMALAANDIKRVLAYSTVSQLGYMFVGVGVGAYTSGIFHLMTHAFFKGLMFLTAGSVMHAMSDELDMRKMGGLKSKLPITYWTFLIGALAIAGFPFLSGFWSKDEILHNAWDGGHQIIFGIGLLTAFLTAFYMFRLIFVVFHGESRVDSEVESHLHESPPVMWIPLVLLAIPSLIIGAIVGWGGEHSAIHNFLGSVTGFKHHGISDHSNPVPFMIISSIVGIAGILVALFIYRSKAPVDEPTNPLHKLLANKYYIDEIYNAVIVQPIRGVSHYLFWKIMDVAIIDGLVNLTAFIVRGIGGSIRRLQTGIVQAYVVSMVIGIIIFLGYYLFIR
- a CDS encoding NADH-quinone oxidoreductase subunit J; this encodes MAEQILFIIFGVLAVGSAICVIAFRNPIHSALALVLTFFSLAGLFISLGAYFVAAVQVIVYAGAIMVLFLFVIMLLNLGRLQAVRQINKTKVFAVIVGILLAAEAVYIGIKAYDGTAVAPSQDRIQATGGVITSEQLNQIATIESTYQLDRAEINSTYVPEIAEQKNTVETLSASEANQLIAKLQGEMGKPERIGTILFTKFLLPFEVTSLVLLAALIGVIVLVKREDPDTVA
- a CDS encoding NADH-quinone oxidoreductase subunit M, which codes for MLLSAVIFLPLLGAILIALARHILGESGLKWIALIVTLLTFAVSLSLYTGFNASTHEMQFKEERTWIEGLGISYHLGVDGISLWLVLLTTFMTPICVLAAWNSIEKGASGFMISLLMLETAMLGVFCALDLFLFFVFWEAMLIPMYLLIGIWGGHRRIYATIKFVLYTMAGSALMLVGILYLYFQNDNSFNLMTLYGRSLSHQNLLFLAFFIAFAIKVPLFPFHTWLPDAHVEAPTVGSVILAGVLLKMGTYGIVRFCMPLFPEGVAAYTPLIATLSVIGIIYGALVAMVQPDLKKLVAYSSVSHLGFVVLGLFALNHQGVQGGILQMINHGLSTGALFLLVGMIYERRHTRMIADFGGLSKQMPIFAVFFMIVTLSSIGLPGLNGFVGEFMILLGGFMSDSFSKVYVIIAATGVILAAVYMLWMFQRVMFGKLDNPKNQTLTDLSLREIVVLVPIVVFIIWIGVYPKPFLNRMEKSVSQVLEQSRSTAAVEAAAPAIVLDTTTKEAKKIDE
- the nuoK gene encoding NADH-quinone oxidoreductase subunit NuoK — encoded protein: MALQYYLILSALLFTIGVIGVLIRRNAIIIFMCIELMLNAANLAFVAIGRELGDASGQIFVFFVMTVAAAEVAIGLAIIVSVFRHRETINIDEINSMKG